One window of the Longimicrobium terrae genome contains the following:
- a CDS encoding methyl-accepting chemotaxis protein, with translation MAPLDDFRTRAASLTIGQRLTGQFAILGLLLLVLAAVSSAGLVNLRGDLIEVEEEREQAVATSDLRMEMDRMVQAQVLYLATRDPVYLAEHDGASRRGAALVQRAAGLAEEDEAEERESLGRLAEWLREHDRVHARIRTLAQAGRMDDALALARASSVPTARAMGDQLARTIREDMARVGGLIQETRDDQRLLLAFAVGMALLSMGLAYAFSRHTRRRVVDPMLRATDAAERIAAGDLRGAVLEVRGRDEVGRLAQMINRTTAELRGLIQPIRETSDDLAERSGRLGELVSEAAESVEGLRSAIVQITAGAEEQSTAVLQAAGSTASVAERLSDVARHATDVAHAVAVAAQTARGGGEQIQASIGGMQELRATAEETDVTVRALVPYSGDVGTFVQVISEIADQTNLLALNAAIEAARAGDQGRGFAVVADEIRKLAQRSAQAAQQTSGRVTAIQGGIQRAVQAIERSGAQIEEQSAASRHAGEALHSILLALADTEQAVQEIAGEARAIAPELDRVSGLMESVSAVAEETSASAEEMSAMSEHVTAAMDRVHQFASGGSVEGQHSVAGAAQQLRGLVVRFEV, from the coding sequence TTGGCACCCCTCGACGATTTCCGGACCCGCGCCGCCAGCCTCACCATCGGCCAGCGGCTCACGGGGCAGTTCGCCATCCTGGGCCTGCTCCTGCTCGTGCTTGCCGCCGTGTCCTCCGCCGGCCTCGTGAACCTTCGCGGGGACCTAATCGAGGTGGAAGAGGAGCGGGAGCAGGCGGTGGCCACCAGCGACCTGCGCATGGAGATGGACCGCATGGTTCAGGCGCAGGTGCTCTATCTGGCCACGCGCGACCCCGTCTACCTGGCCGAACACGACGGCGCCTCGCGCCGCGGAGCCGCGCTGGTGCAGCGCGCCGCCGGTCTCGCCGAAGAGGACGAGGCGGAGGAACGCGAGTCGCTGGGCCGGCTGGCCGAGTGGCTGCGGGAGCACGACCGCGTGCACGCCCGGATCCGCACGCTCGCACAGGCGGGACGGATGGACGACGCGCTGGCACTGGCGCGCGCCTCGTCCGTGCCCACGGCCCGCGCCATGGGCGACCAGCTGGCGCGCACCATCCGCGAAGACATGGCCCGGGTGGGCGGGCTCATCCAGGAAACGCGCGACGACCAGCGGCTGCTGCTGGCTTTTGCCGTGGGGATGGCGCTCCTGTCCATGGGCCTGGCGTACGCCTTTTCGCGCCACACCCGGCGGCGCGTGGTGGACCCCATGCTGCGCGCCACCGACGCCGCGGAACGCATCGCCGCCGGCGACCTGCGGGGCGCCGTCCTCGAGGTGCGCGGGCGTGACGAGGTGGGCCGGCTGGCGCAGATGATCAACCGCACCACCGCCGAGCTCCGCGGGCTCATTCAGCCCATCCGCGAAACCAGCGACGATCTGGCCGAGCGCAGCGGGCGGCTGGGCGAGCTGGTGTCGGAGGCGGCGGAATCCGTGGAGGGGCTGCGCTCGGCGATCGTGCAGATCACCGCTGGCGCCGAAGAGCAGAGCACGGCCGTCCTGCAGGCCGCCGGCTCCACCGCGAGCGTCGCGGAACGGCTCTCCGACGTGGCCCGGCACGCCACCGACGTCGCGCACGCGGTGGCGGTGGCGGCCCAGACCGCGCGCGGCGGCGGCGAGCAGATCCAGGCCTCCATCGGGGGAATGCAGGAACTGCGGGCCACCGCGGAAGAAACCGACGTCACCGTGCGCGCGCTGGTGCCCTACTCCGGCGACGTGGGGACGTTTGTCCAGGTGATTTCGGAGATCGCCGACCAGACCAACCTGCTGGCGCTCAACGCGGCCATCGAGGCGGCCCGCGCCGGCGACCAGGGCCGCGGCTTCGCCGTGGTGGCCGACGAGATCCGCAAGCTGGCGCAGCGCTCGGCGCAGGCCGCCCAGCAGACCTCCGGGCGCGTGACCGCCATCCAGGGAGGAATCCAGCGCGCCGTGCAGGCCATTGAACGCAGCGGTGCGCAGATCGAGGAGCAGAGCGCCGCCTCGCGCCACGCGGGCGAGGCGCTGCACTCCATCCTCCTGGCCCTGGCCGACACCGAGCAGGCCGTGCAGGAAATCGCCGGCGAGGCGCGCGCAATCGCCCCGGAGCTGGACCGCGTTTCGGGGCTGATGGAGAGCGTTTCCGCCGTCGCCGAGGAAACATCCGCCTCCGCCGAGGAAATGTCGGCCATGAGCGAGCACGTAACCGCCGCCATGGACCGCGTGCACCAGTTCGCCAGCGGCGGCTCCGTGGAGGGCCAGCATTCCGTGGCGGGCGCCGCGCAGCAGCTGCGCGGCCTCGTCGTCCGCTTCGAGGTCTGA
- a CDS encoding DoxX family protein — protein sequence MAAGAPIVARSRAANVALWVVQLVLAFLFLGAGFAKLSGNPEMVAMFGVIGMGQWFRYATGALEIIGAVLLLIPALAAFGAVLLACVMVGAICTHLFVVGGSPAMPVALLMLALIVAYSRRDRLTRRGDR from the coding sequence ATGGCGGCTGGAGCACCGATCGTGGCGCGGTCCCGCGCGGCGAACGTGGCGTTGTGGGTAGTTCAGCTGGTGCTCGCGTTCCTCTTTCTGGGCGCGGGCTTCGCCAAGCTGAGCGGAAATCCGGAGATGGTCGCCATGTTCGGCGTCATCGGCATGGGGCAGTGGTTCCGCTACGCCACCGGAGCCCTGGAGATCATCGGCGCCGTGCTGCTGCTGATCCCGGCGCTCGCCGCGTTCGGCGCGGTTCTGCTGGCCTGCGTGATGGTGGGCGCCATCTGCACGCACCTTTTCGTCGTCGGGGGCAGCCCCGCCATGCCGGTCGCGCTGCTGATGCTGGCGCTGATCGTGGCGTACTCGCGCCGTGACCGCCTGACGCGCCGCGGCGACCGGTAG
- a CDS encoding EAL domain-containing protein codes for MRVLGYAEDQALRDALETAARRLGAELNLLTPVEGSAARDDIFFDALRTHPDVAVVRYRRGLLERAYDEAQTRGIALVVACGSEEEARRAVAEGAEEWMILPVDEVEVGARVLAAMERARRRVRPGQASHSAEHLRYEELLYDRFTGFPTLPVMIERGREMLERRGRLTILYIEFVRYSKLEEIYGWEKLDEVLQTTAASVRAFYEDYEAGDSVMMVSHTADDDFIFFTDLPDGMDDAERRVNEMTHALENHVRTRLESEHGEDIAGLFEIYVGSSTIFRNPKIRTERIIYRGIREAAHAARSVENRERSRKVADLKTTLREGAVYIVYHPIVVTETREVFGYEALARGSHRALRSPEVLFGVAEEANLIWELSRLCRRRAIEGMDTHLKPGQLLFINIDPHDFRDPTFRYLDLDELGVEHPERIVLEITERTAITDYPTFQGYLEEFRKAGFRFAVDDAGSGYAGLGSIANLEPDFIKLDISLISGIDANFMKQNLVETMVQFANDHGIKVIAEGVEREEEWETVRRLGVHYTQGFLFHDANTNRVPVQAEP; via the coding sequence CCTGGGCGCGGAGCTCAACCTGCTCACCCCGGTGGAGGGCTCGGCCGCGCGCGACGACATCTTTTTCGACGCGCTGCGCACGCATCCGGACGTCGCGGTGGTGCGCTACCGCCGCGGGCTGCTGGAGCGCGCCTACGACGAGGCGCAGACCCGCGGCATCGCGCTGGTGGTGGCCTGCGGCTCGGAAGAGGAAGCCCGCCGCGCCGTGGCCGAGGGCGCCGAAGAGTGGATGATCCTTCCCGTGGACGAGGTGGAGGTCGGCGCGCGCGTGCTGGCGGCCATGGAGCGTGCCCGCCGCCGCGTGCGCCCGGGGCAGGCCAGCCACTCCGCCGAGCACCTGCGCTACGAGGAACTGCTGTACGACCGCTTCACCGGCTTTCCCACCCTGCCGGTGATGATCGAGCGCGGGCGCGAAATGCTGGAGCGCCGCGGCCGGCTGACGATTCTGTACATCGAATTCGTCCGCTACAGCAAGCTCGAGGAAATCTACGGGTGGGAAAAGCTCGACGAAGTGCTGCAGACCACCGCCGCCTCCGTCCGCGCCTTCTACGAAGACTACGAAGCCGGCGACAGCGTGATGATGGTGTCGCACACGGCCGACGACGACTTCATCTTCTTTACCGACCTCCCCGACGGCATGGACGACGCGGAGCGGCGGGTGAACGAGATGACGCACGCGCTGGAAAACCACGTCCGCACGCGGCTGGAGTCGGAGCACGGCGAAGACATCGCGGGGCTGTTCGAGATCTACGTGGGCAGCAGCACCATCTTTCGCAATCCCAAGATCCGCACCGAGCGCATCATCTACCGCGGCATCCGCGAGGCGGCCCACGCGGCCCGCAGCGTGGAAAACCGCGAGCGGTCGCGCAAGGTGGCGGACCTCAAGACCACGCTGCGCGAGGGTGCCGTCTACATCGTCTACCACCCCATCGTGGTCACGGAAACGCGCGAGGTGTTCGGGTACGAGGCGCTGGCCCGGGGCAGCCACCGCGCCCTGCGCTCGCCGGAGGTGCTGTTCGGCGTGGCGGAGGAAGCCAACCTCATCTGGGAGCTTTCGCGCCTGTGCCGCAGGCGGGCCATCGAGGGGATGGACACGCACCTGAAGCCGGGGCAGCTGCTGTTCATCAACATCGACCCGCACGACTTTCGCGACCCCACGTTCCGCTACCTGGACCTGGACGAGCTGGGGGTGGAGCACCCGGAGCGCATCGTGCTGGAAATCACGGAGCGCACGGCCATCACCGACTATCCCACCTTTCAGGGATACCTGGAGGAGTTCCGCAAGGCGGGGTTCCGCTTTGCCGTGGACGACGCGGGAAGCGGATACGCGGGGCTGGGCAGCATCGCCAACCTGGAGCCGGACTTCATCAAGCTCGACATTTCGCTCATCAGCGGGATCGACGCGAACTTCATGAAGCAGAACCTGGTGGAAACGATGGTGCAGTTCGCCAACGATCACGGCATCAAGGTGATTGCCGAGGGGGTGGAGCGTGAGGAGGAGTGGGAGACGGTGCGCCGCCTGGGCGTGCACTACACCCAGGGCTTCCTGTTTCACGACGCCAACACCAACCGCGTGCCGGTTCAAGCCGAGCCCTGA